The DNA region GGCGCCTTTCGAGCAGCCCGCGGCGATCGCCGCGCTGGTGCGTGATTTCATCAAAAAGTAACAACATCCCCGATGGCCGCGCGACTCGTTGCGATCGGCGACTCGACCCCGCGCGAGTTCCCGCTCAATCGCGACCGCGCCGCCATTGGCAGCGCAGCGGGTAGCGATCTCCTCCTCGCCGACCGGACCGTCTCCCGCAATCACGCGACCCTCGAGCGGCGCGACGGCGTCTGGTTTCTCGCGGATACCGGCTCGACCAATGGCACGTTTCGCAACGGGGAGCGCGTCAACACCGCGACCCGCCTGCGCGACGGCGACGAACTGCGCTGGGGTGCCGTGCGCTATCGCTTCGCCGATGAGATCCAGGCGTCTGCGGCTGCGCCCATGCCCGCGCGGCGCAAAAGCGTATGGCGCTTCGCGGCCTTGGTCCTGATTCTTGTCGCCGCCTTCGGCACGACGCTCTTCGTGATCAATTTCGACCGGATGGAAAATCCCGGCGTCACCCCGACCGCGCGAGCAACTTCATTGCTAGCGACCGCGCCCGCAGCGGCATCGCCCGCCACTGCACCAGCCGTCACTCCGCAGGTCGCCACCGCGGCCACTCCGGTGCCGCCGGCCCCGCCCGAGTCCGAACCGCTGGGTTGGCTCATCGCCTTGAACAACTATCGACGGGCCGCAGGCGTCGCCGAGGTCAGCGACGACCCGCGCTTGAGTCCCGGCTGCGCCGCGCATTCCCGCTATATCGTCAAGAATTTCAGCGCCGCGATCGGCCGCGGTCTCGGCGGTACGATCCATACTGAGGACTCGGCCAAGCCCTGGTTCACCGCAGCCGGCTTGAACGCGGCGCGCAATGGCGACGTCGACGAGATGTGGGACCCCGGCCATGTCGCAACGCCGTCGTGGGCGATCGACAATCTGATGGAGGGACCCTTTCATCGCGTCTCGATGCTCGACCCGCGCCTGCGCAGCGTCGGCTATGGCCATTTCTGCGAGAACGGCTACTGCGTCGCGACGCTTGATATCCACAGCGACGCCAGCGGACTCACGCCGCCGCTCGCCAAACCGATTGAGTATCCACCCGACGGCGCCACGATTACCACGACCTCCTTCACTGGAGAATGGCCCAATCCGCTGACCAGTTGCCCAGGCTACGTCGCGCCTGCGGGCTACGCGATCACGCTGCAGCCCGGCGCCGGGGCAGTTCCACCAGTGACTAACTATTCGCTGACGCGCACCGCACCGACGGCACAAAAGCTCGACGCCTGCGCGCTCACGGCGCAGACCTACACGAACCCGGATCCGGTTGCTCAGGAAGTCACGCGCGCGGGTTTGCGCGCCTATGGCGCGATCGTGATCATGCCGCGCCAGCCCCTCCAACGCGGCGATTACGCAGTCTCGATCACCGCCGGCGCCCAGACCTACGCCTGGTCATTCTCCGTCAACCCATGACTTTTTGTAGCTGTGTTGCACAGTTTACGCTATGATGACCATTATGACTAGGATGACTATGAGATTAAATGATCACGAAGATCGCGCGACTTGGGCGGTTGCCGAGGCTAAGGCGCGCTTCAGCGAGGTGATTGACCGCGCACTCGCGGATGGTCCACAGACCATCACTCGTAAAGGTCAAAAGGCGGTGGTCGTCGTGTCGGCTGAGGAGTGGCAGCGCAAGACCAAACGCAAGGGCAACCTTGCGGAGTTCTTCGCGGCCTCGCCGCTGCGCGGCTCGAACCTGAAGATTAAACGGTCCAAGGATAGGCCGCGCGAGATTGAGGTGTGAATTTTCTGGTCGACACCAACGTGGTGTCGGAATGGGTCACGCCGCAACCGGATCGCAACGTTATTTCCTGGCTGGCCAACGTAGACGAAGACCGGGTGTTCATCAGCGTCATTTCGTTCGCGGAAATCCGCCGAGGGCTCGAGATGTTGCCGGCCGGGCGCCGCCGCGACCGCCTGGCGGCCTGGCTTACCGAGGAACTACCGGTGCGGTTCGAAGACCGCATCCTCAACATTGATCCGCACGTTGCTGAGACCTGGGGCGTGGTCATGGCACGGGGCCAGAAGCTCGGCCTGACGCTCGGGTCGATGGACGCGTTCGTCGCCGCCACCGCAGAGGTTCATACGCTCACGCTCGCTACCCGCAACGTGAAGGACTTCGAGCGCTTGGGCATCTCGCTGCTTGACCCTTGGCAGCCCGGTTAATGAGCTTTCCCTCTGACTTTTGCGCTTGCGTGACCGCGGCGGCTCGAATAGTGCTGTAGGGTCAACCTTTCTCGAACCACGCTTGGTAGTGATGAAAACGAAATTACTCCGGATGGCGAGCGCTGCGCTCGTCGCGCTCGCGCTAACCGCCGCGGCCTGTCAGGGCGCGGCCAACCCTAAATTGGACGGATTACCTGTGCGCAACACTGGACATTACGTGACGCTCGAAACTGACCGCGGGAATATCGTGCTGGAACTTTATCCCGAGGTCGCTCCCAAAACTGTCGCCAACTTCGAAAAGCTCTCGAAGGACGGCTTCTATAACAACCTGACGTTTCATCGGGTCGAGCCCGGCTTCGTCGTGCAGGGTGGCGACCCGGCAGGCAACGGCACGGGCGGCCCCGGTTACGAGGTGCCGGCCGAAATCAGCTTGACCGAGAAACATCTGCGCGGCACCCTCGCGATGGCGCGGACCGGCGACAACGTCAATCCCGAGCGCAAATCCAGCGGCAGCCAGTTCTATATCTGCCTCGCCCCGGCGCCTTTCCTCGACGGCCAGTACACCTCGTTCGGCGGCGTCGTCGAAGGGATGAACGTGGTCGATCAGATCAAGGTCGGCGACCATATCAAGAAGGCCGTCGTCAGTAGCGCTCTGCCGAAATAGGCGCTCCGGCGCAACGCATTCCATTATGGGCGCATCAGGAAGCGGCCAGCCGCAGGCGGCCTACTTCACCCAGCCAGCTTACTTCACCGTCGACCTGCACCTGCACACGACGCGCGGCAGCTCCGATTCCAATCTCTCGCCCAAGGAGCTGATCGAGCGCGCCCGCGCGATCGCGATCGGCGCGGTCTGCGTCACCGAACACGACAATCTGTGGGACTTAAAAGAGATCGCGCCGTTGGCCGATGCGGCCGGCGTCGTCTGTATCCGCGGGATGGAAGTGACTACCGAGCAGGGGCACGTCGGCGTCTTCGGTTTGAACGAGTATGTTGGCGGCATTTACAAGCTCGCGGGCTTGCGCAAGGTCGTCGATCAGCATGGCGGCATCATGATCGCGAACCATCCCTTTCGCTACAAGCTCGACCCGCGCTTCGCCTTCATGAACTCGGATGACGAGCCGATCGACCCGGCGCATCCCGAACGCGCGGCCAAGCTCGAAATCATTCAGATGTGCGACGCGATCGAAGTTTTGAACGCGGCTTGCTCCGAAGAGGAGAATCAGTTCGCCTTGCGAGTCGCGCGCGCCCTCGGCCTGGCCGAAGTTGCCGGCTCGGATTCGCACTCGGCCAATTCGATCGGCGTCGCAACGACATTGTTAGCTGAACCGATTCGCACCGACCGCGACCTGATCGAAGCGATTCGCGCGCGCCAAACGCGTGCGGGCCGCGGTCTGCTGAGCGGCGCCGTCGTGCCCTTCGAACTTGCTTAAAGCATGGGTTAGCGCTTGCGGTTTTCGTCCGCCGACTTGACCGCAAACGGCGCGATGAAGGCCTGAGCGGGATCGGCGAGTAAATTGAGGAACTTCAGCTCGGCAAATTTGCCCGCAACCTGAATCGTCGAGATCGACGCATTGTCGATCCGCAACCGATGAAAGTACGCCAACTCCAGCCCCATGAAATGGCATAACACGGTGCGAATGATGTCGCCGTGCGAAACGAACATCACCCGGTCACCCGGATAGCGCCCGAGCGCGTCCATCACCGCACCGACCCCGCGCGCCTGCACCTGCGGGATACTCTCGCCGCCCGGGGTTGCCTTCTCGACCGGCGCCTGACGATATTCGGCGTAATAGGGGTCGGCGATCAGCTCGTGATAGACCATCCCTTCCCAGCGGCCGTAGAGCACTTCGGCGATCGCCGGCTCTTCGACGATCTTGATGCCCCCCAACCCCGCCGCCATGATGTCGGCGGTTTGTCGCGCACGGACGAGCGGGCTCGTAACGATCACGTCGGGCCGGAGCTCCGCCGCGAAGCGCGCCGCCGCCTCCACCTGCGATCGCCCGCGCGCGTTGAGCTCGATCGGGTTGCGCCCCATCACGCGGCCCTCGCGATTCCAGTCGGTCTCGCCGTGCCGCATGAGCATCACCGCCCCGCGCAGGTCGCTATGCTCGACGAGCTTCTGTGCCACGTAAAAAGGACCGAGCGCCATGCGTACGCGCCGTCAGCTCACGCCAACGCTGGCATCATCGCCAACGTCCGAGCAATGGCTGACGCCCGCGCAGCTTTTATCTATGACTTGCTGCAAGAATCTGCGATCAGAGCAAGAATCCGCCGGCTTTACCGTCCAGCAGCGGCGGCGTGATCTTGAGCCTGATTTTGGGCATGGCCGTGAGCGCCGTCGGTCGGCGCGGCGAGTCCGCAGAACGCCTCGTAATCGATCAGGGTGGTCTGCGTCGGATGGTCGCTGCAGACCGGGCATTCCGGATTGCGCCGGATCTTTAGCATCCGCACATAGTCGCTCGACAGCGTATCGAAATAAACCATCTTCCCCATCAGCGGCTTGCCCGCACCGAGAATCAGCTTGATCGCCTCCAGCGCTTCGATTGAGCCGATCACGCCCGGCAGCGCGCCGAGCACTCCGGCCTCAGCGCACGAGGGCGCCATGTCGGGCGGCGCCGGCTCCGGGTAGAGGCAGCGATAACACGGGCCGCCGGCGGCTGGATGAAAGACCGTGGCGTTGCCCTCGAAACGAAAAATCGCGCCGTCCACCAAGGGCTTTTTCGCGAATACGCAGGCGTCGTTAATCAAGTAGCGAGTGGGGAAATTATCGCCGCAATTTACGACGACGTCGTAAGCCTTGACGATCTCCATCACGTTTTCGGCGCTGAGCCGCACGTCGTGGCGGACGACCTTGACGCCGGGATTGATCGCGCTGAGCTGCTTCTGCGCCGATTCCGTCTTGGCCATCCCGACGCGATCGACGGTGTGAATAATCTGCCGCTGCAAATTAGAGAGATCGACGACGTCGAAATCGACCAGGCCGATCGTGCCGACGCCCGCCGCCGCAAGATACATCGACGTGGGCGAGCCCAGAGCGCCCGCACCGAGGATCAGCACTTTCGCATCGAGCAGCTTCGCCTGCCCCTTCTCGCCCACCTCCGGAATCACAAAATGGCGCGAGTAGCGGGTTAATTCATCGGGCGTAAAAGCCCGGTCGGCAACAAAGGGCAGCCCGCGATCTTTCCAGGCATTGAAACCCCCGGTCAGATTGTAGAGGTTTTCGTAACCCAGCTCGTGCAGTGTGCGTGCCGCCAGCAACGAGCGCGTCCCCGATGCGCACTGGAGAATCACCGGCGTCTTATGATCGGGCACTTTCTCCTCGATGCGTAGTTCGAGGAAGCCGCGCGGGATAAACACCGCCTGCGGAATATGGCCCTGCCGCCATTCGTCGCTCTCGCGCACATCGACCAACACCGTGCCGGGCTTGTCGAGCATCCGGCGCGCCTCGTCAATATCTATCTGCTTAATCGTCGAGCGCGCTTCGTCGAGGATATTCTTCGAGGTTTTCGCCATCGTTGATTCCTTTGGTCGGGTTCGCACTGATTCAGCTTCGGGATTATCATAAGCATCGTCGGTGCACGATGCAGAAACACCGCTTACCCGCCGATCATGAGGTGCGATTCGAGGAAGGTTCGCACAAAGTTGAGCACCTGACTCGCGTGACCGCGCGGCGCCACGTCGGCGAAGGTCCGCGCCACCCGTCCGTCCTTGCCGATCACGAAAGTGACGCGCCTGGCAGTCTTGCCGTTAAGCACGCCAAAGGCGCGCGCGAGGTCGCCACCGGTGTCGGCGAGAAGCGTAAAGGGAAACGCATGTTTTTCAGCAAAGCTCTGATGGGATTCCAAGCTGTCGGTGCTGACTCCGACGATCGCGCAGTTGAGCGCCGCGAACTGAGCATGCAGATCGCGGAATTCCTTGCCCTCGACCGTGCATCCGGGGGTGTCGTCCTTCGGATAGAAATAGACGACGACGCAGCGTCCGCGATAATCGGCCAGCCGATGCGGCCGGCCGTGCTGATCGAGCAGACTGACCTCGGCGGCGGCGAATTCCAGTGCGCGCGCCTCCTCAGCTTGCGGCGGCATGAACTTCAGCCTGCTCCGCGACCGCGCGCCGTTTGGTAAACTTGATCGCAGCGTTATCGATATTGATCGAGCAGAGCGACCCACACATGCTGCAGACGTTCGACCCGCCGGCCTCGCTTTCTTCCTTGTAGCGCCGAGCCTTGTCCGGATCCATTGCCATCGCGTACATCCCTTCCCAATTGAGCGCTTTGCGATACCGCGACATCTGATCATTCCAGGCCTTGGCGGCACGCACGCCCTTCACCAGGTCGCCCGAATGCGCCGCGATCCGCGTGGCGATCACGCCTTCGCGCACATCCTCGATATCGGGCAGCCGCAGATGCTCCGCGGGCGTCACGTAGCACAGGAAGTCGGTGCCGGCGGCCGACGCGATCGCGCCGCCGATCGCGCCGGTGATATGATCGTAACCGGGCGCAACGTCGCAGGTCAGCGGTCCAAGAACGTAGAAGGGCGCGCCCCCGCACACCCGCTTTTGCAGCTTGACGTTGGCCTCAATCTGATCGAGCGGCACATGCCCTGGCCCTTCGATCATCACCTGCACGCCGCGTGCGCGCGCCCGCTCGGTCAGCTCGCCGAGAATCAGCAGCTCAGCCAGCTGGCCGCGATCAGTCGCGTCGCCAGTCGCGCCGGGCCGCAGGCCGTCCCCCAACGAAATCGTGACGTCATGCTCGCGCAGAATGTCGCAGACCTCGTCGTAATGTTCGTAGAGCGGATTCTCGTTGCCGGTGCGCTCAATCCAGGCCGCGAGCAGCGCCCCCCCGCGCGAGACGATACCCTCGATCCGCTGATGGCCCCGCAGCTTGCTGACGCTGTCGCGCGTCACGCCGCAATGGAGCGTCATGTAGTCCACGCCTTGGCGGGCCTGGCGCTCAATCACATCGAGGAAAAACTTCGTCTCGAGATCCATGATCGAGTTTTCCGACGCCACCTGGTAAATCGGCACCGTGCCGAGAATCACCTGGCAGCGCGACAAAATCTCAACCCGAATCTGATCGAGGTCGGTGCCAGTCGAGAGATCCATCACCGAATCTGCGCCGTAGCGCACCGCAGTGTAGAGCTTCTCGACCTCCTCGCTCACCAACTGATGAAAGTTGGAGGCCCCGATATTCGCATTGACCTTGGTGCGCAGCCTGCGCCCGATCCCGATCGCGCGAAAATCATGATGCAGGTTGTGCGGAATGACGACCTCGCCCGAGGCCACCAGCTCGCGAATTTCCTCGACGCTGAGGCCTTCATCCTCGGCGACCTCGCTTATCTGTTGGGTGATGATACCCTGTCGTGCAGCTTCAAGTTGAGTCATATTGCGCCTCTGGCAGAAAATCTCGCGCGATGTCTGGAAGCCATTCTAGCACTTCCAGATACGCCTCAATATGGACGGCCTCGTGGCTTCGGATGCTCCGATATACGAACCTTTTTCAAGCTCGAGTCGGAGAAGGTGTCGTCCGGACCGCCACTATAGGTGGCGTGCTAAAAGACAGTCAAGCCAAAGTATCAGCCAGCCGTCAGAGCGAACTGCTGCCCCGGTGTTGATTGCGGCGGCTTCAGATTGGCCTCCGAAATCCTCCCTGCCACCCTTCGTTCCGGGCGCGGCAGCCGCCTGGTGCAAATCTGACTAACTGCGTTCCCGACGCTCGAACGAGGGCCCCGAGAAGCCCGTGCCGAAATTGATGCGGGTGTTGCCGGTGTTCATGCCGCCATCAACCACCATCGCGGTCCCGGTGATCCATTCCGCTTCGTCGCTGGCGAGAAACAGCGCCATCGCCGCGATATCCTCGGGCCGTCCGGCGCGCGGGATTGGCTGCGAGCGATCCATATTAGCGCGCGCCGCCTCCTCACCGCCCGGCATCCCACGATAGACCAGCGGCGTCAGGACGCCGCCCGGACAGATACAATTCACCCGGATCCGATCGCGGCCGAGTTCAATCGCGGCGCTCTCGGTCAGGCTCACGACCGCGGCCTTCGCGGCGCTGTAGGCGTGCAGCCCGGCCACTCCGCGCAGCCCGGCCACCGACGACGTCGAGATGATCGATCCGCCCCCGGCTTTGCGCATCGGCGCGATCGAATACTTGATCCCGAGAAACACTGCGCGCGTCAGAATGATGAAGCTCTTGTCCCAATCCGCGCCCTCGGTCTCTTCGAGACGCCCGGTCGCGCCGCCGATACCCGCGTTGTTGTAGGTGATATCGAGGCGGCCGAACTCGCTGATTGCGCGCTCGATCATGGACTTGATCGCGGCGTCGCTGGCAACATCAGTATGTTGAAAAACCGCGCGCCCACCTGCCGACGCAATTTCCGCGATCGTCGCTTCGCCTGCTTGCGAATTAAGGTCCGCGACGACAACGGCCGCGCCCTCTTTAGCGAAACGCAGAGCCGTCGCCCGGCCCATCCCGCTTGCCGCGCCAGTGATCACTGCGACTTTACCGTCGAGCTTGCCCATGGATTCTCCTTACGATTATGACAGACGCTTGTAAATTCGCTGTAAGTCGCGCGAACCGCGCTCACTTGCCCTTGATTAGCGCCGTCGCCTGCTCGAGCCGGTCGCTATACGCGTTGAGCGCGCCCGCGGTGATTTTGGCGTAACGATTGGCGTCGTTCCAGCGCCGATCTTCGATCGCCTCGGTCACGCCGGGCAGCGTTTTGGCCCGATAACCAGTAAAGCGGCCCGGTGCGTAGATGAGATTCCTGTACCACTGACGCCCGGGCAGGCCGACCTCCGGGGCTAGCGTCTGATCGAGGTCGAGCATCAGCGCGTCCAGCCGCGCGCGCTGTGTGTCGGAGAGCTGAGCGGCGTTGGCCGCGAGCGTCTCGTCATACGCCATCGCGACCCGCTTGAGGCGCGCGACCGCATCTTCGAGCGCGGCGAATTCGATATGCGGAACGCGATCGAGCGCCTCGGGCAGGCCGCTCGACTTGGTCGGATCGTCGGCGAGCTGAAAGGCGCGGTCGCCGATCATCTTGGTTTGGATTTCGGCCTTTTCGCGCTCATCGTCGGCGAGCTTCTTGGCCTGATCGAGATAATCCGCCACGGCGTCGGCAAATGCGCCAGTGTGTTGCATCGGGACTTCGGCCGCGGCCGCACGTAGGACTATCCGCCCGATCGTTTTCGCGAGCAGCGCGTCGTAGACGAAGCCCGGATCGACGAAACGGCTGTGATGCTCGAACGTATCGTAGCGCGAGTGGTAGACCCCGTAGGTCTCGCCCTCGCCCTCGAACGAAACATCGAGCGCGGGAATTCCGAGATGATCAATGAAGCTGGAAAAATCCGAGCCCGAGCCCAGCGCCTCGATCGGAAAGTCCTTGTCAGCCTGTGCGGCGATCTTGGCATCAGCTTTAGCCTGCTCGCCGGCGTCGGGTTCGAGCGCCTCGACCTGCATCTTCGCGCGCAGCCGCTGTCCGATCGGAGCACCGGTCTCCGGATCGATTACGTCGCTCGCCACCTGATTCACCAGATGCCCGAACTCCGGGCTGCCGCCGACGCTCAGCAGACCCCGTCCGTTGGTGTCGGAATTGACGTAGAGCACGGTCTTTTTCTTGAGCTCGTCGGCGTGAGTCTCGGCCCATTCGGTCGAGCCGAGGAGCATCGGTTCTTCGGCGTCCCAGCTCGTATAGACTATCGTGCGACGCGGCCGCCACCCCTGCTTGACGAGCCCGCCGATCGCCTGCGCCTCCGCCAGCAAGGCCGCCTGGCCGGAGAGCGGATCGCTCGCGCCAAAGACCCAGCCGTCATGATGATTGCCGCGCACGATCCATTCATCGGGCAGGACCGCGCCCTTCATCGTCGCGATCACGTCGTCGATCGCTTTGATGCTCCAGTCGGACTTGATCGCCAGATGCGCGACGGCCGCGCCGGGCCCGACGTGATAGGTAATCGGCAACGCGCCGCGCCAGGCGGGAGGAACCACGCGCCCACCGAGCGCCGCGAGCAGCGCCTGCGCATCGGCGTAGGAGATCGGAACGACGGGAATCTTGAGAATCGTCGTCGCCTCGGCTCTGGTCAGCCGCTTCGCGTCTTTGGTCGCGCCGACGCCGGGCGTCAACGGATCGCCGGGATACAGCGTCATGTCGGCGACCGAGCCGCGCTGGATGCCGCGCGGCGGACGCATCGGCCCAACGGGGTAAGTCTCGTCAACCGAGTAGCCGTCCTGCGCGGGATCGGAATAGATGATGCACCCGACCGCGCCGTGGTCCTGCGCGAGCTTCGGCTTGAGCCCGCGCCATCCGGCGCCGTAACGCGCGATCACGATCCTGCCTTTGACGTTGACGCCCAGCCGCGCGAGCGTTTTGTAATCGTCCTGCATCCCGTAATTGACGTAAACCAGAGGCGCGGTGACGTCGCCGTCGCCCTGATAAGTGACGTAGGCCGGCAACGCCGGCTCGGTAGCGGTTGCACTCGAATCGCCGGGGATTGGCGGCTCCTGCAGCGTCGCGACGAAGTGATCAGGCGCCGTCAACTCGAGGGTTTCGCTGAGCGGCGTCGGATAGAGCACCCAGAAAGTTTCGATATGCGCGTCCCAGCCCCAGCTCTTGAACCAGCCGAGGATGCGCTCGGCATTGGCCTTGTCGTGCGGCGAGCCCACCTGGTTCGGCTCGCTCGCCAGAACCTTCACCCAGTCGCGCAAGTCGTCCGGATGGATTTGCGCGTCAAAATTGTGTTCGAGCGGAGCCTCGTCGGACGGCGCCGCGGAGGGCGCAGGGGAGGCCGTCGGTGACGGCGCGGCGAAAGCCGCAAACGCCCATAACAGGCCCGCGGCCGCGAGTAGCATGATCGTGCGCATCGATACGGACCGCGATGGCGCGGAAGGATTTACGGGCGTGCGATCCCGGCGACTGCCGCCATAAGATCGATCGCCTCCTCCTGCGCGGGCCGGACGACGAGACAATGCGCGCCGGAATCCTCCCACGCGCGGTAGCGCGCGCGAATCCGGTCAGGCGGTCCCACCAGCGCGCGCAGGTCTATCAGATCGTCGGGCACCGCGGCGGTCGCTTCGGCCTTCCGACCGGCGAGGAAAAGCTCCTGGATACGCTCGGCGGCTTCGGGGAAGCCCTGCTGGATCATGAGGTCCTTGTGGAAATTCTTGCTGCGCGCGCCCATGCCGCCGACATACAGCGCGACGTCGGGCTTCATGCGATTGAGCGCGGCCTTGACGTCGCGATCGATGACCACCGGCAGCATCGGATAGATCTCAAATTTGTCGAGTGACTTGCCGTTCCCGGCGCGCCGAAAACCCTCCTCCAGCCACGGCCGATAACGCGGCAACGAGCCCGGCACGAAGCCCAGCGGCAGCCAACCATCGCAAATCTCCGCGCAGAGCCGGACTGTCGCCTCATTCTCAGCGCCGAGCAGGATCGGAATGTTCGGGTTCATGTGCAGGATCGACTTGAGCGGCTTGCCGAGCCCGCTCGCGCCGGGTCCGGTGTAAGGAATCGAGATCTCTTTGCCCCGATGCTCGGCCGGCTGCTCGCGGCGAAAGATCTGGCGCATGATCGTGACGTAATCGCGCAGCCGGTAATAGGGACGCCCCCACGGCTCGCCGTACCAGCCCTCGACGATTTGCGGACCGGAGACTCCCAGCCCGACCATCATGCGGTTACCGCCCGCCAGCGCGTCCACCGTGCCTGCGCACATCGCGGCGTTGGCCGGACTGCGCGCCGCGAGTTGGAGCACGCCGCTGCCGAGGCGGATGCGCTTGGTCAGCGCCGCGATATAGGCGAGCGGACTGATCGCGTCGGAGCCGTAACTCTCGGCCGTCCAGACCGAGTCGTAACCCAAAGCCTCGGCGCGAAGAATCCGCTCGATCGGGAGCTTTAGATTCGCACCGGAATAGCCAATCGATAGGCCGAGCTTCATGAAATCTTCCTCTGCAGCGAGTTCAAGTGAGTAGAGTTATCGCTCATCAGTCGCGGAAACGAAAGCGTTGAAGCCGACGGCGAAATTGCGCCAGGTTTGTTGGCGCAGTTGGAACGCACCCGACGATGCGTCCGGCTTAGCTGGCTTCAACCAATTATCATTCTGTTCCTCGGGGCGGGTTGCCGGCTTGAGGCTTACAACGCGGCAAATAGAGCGACTACGCTCACGCAGATCCACTAGTCACAGAAAAGACAGGGGTGGACTCACGAAGATCCGCTCGGTAGATCGGCGCTTCGACGGCAACAGGCAGCGATGGTCGGACCTACTGCTCGATGCTGTGCGCGCGGAGACTGGAACAACTATTCGCAGCGATAGCCCCTACGGTCTTAATATCGGTAGGAAACTTAGACTGGAGGATCGTTCCTTAGATGGGGGCCACTCCGTCGTCCCCACAAGGAAAGTGCCAATTCCTGCAACTGGTGGTCGTATTCCCGATCGTCGCAAAAATCGATGTAGCGGTGGTCTCGCAAAGTATGAGGGAGTTTCAGAACTTTCGCGGTAAATGCCGATCATCCGAAATGCAGGTTCACGTAAGCGCCTAGAGTTTGCTAGCTGAATCTCAAAATGTAGGGCTCCGGAGCGCTGTTTGTCGACCGCGGCAACCGCCGCAGGGGTAATCACGAATAGCAAAGCATCTGAATCGCGGTCTATCTCTGAGGTCATGTAGTCGCTGAAGGACTCGCCATAATTTACCTCAAATTCGTCCAAGCGCACGTCGATTCCCCACCTTTCTCGAAGATCGGTGACCATTTTTCGCACCCAGCCATCCCGGATTGCGTCCTGATGTTTGTAGGAAATAATTGCCCTTGGACGAGGGATCCCTGACGCGGTAACCAATTTAAGAAAACTCCCAAAGCGATCTTCCGCCGCGTTGAGCCAGTCTCCGATTGCCCAATTGATGCTGTCACCATCGTCCTCGCCGCGGTCCTTAGTTCGTTTTCGGAGGTCCAACACAATGCCCCACACCTCAAGCATCTCGCGGCGAGAAAGCTCTTTGGCAAGCTTTAGCCCACTCGCGTAGAATTCCGCTCCGAGTTGCTGAAGCCGGGACATCTGAGAAGGAGAGAGGAGTTGCCGTCTTATGGAGTAGTCAGGCATGTCGATTTCCTTCAGCGCCACTAGGCCCCTTCGGATCATGATGTTACGCTGTCGCCCGGGGTCGCCCGTCCGCAACTCGACGGTTCGTCCCGAATTGATCATTCGCGATCCACCGGCAGTCCGGCCTTCAACCAGCCGCCGAGCCCACCGGCTAGCGGACGGACCGAGGGTATGCCGGCTAACCTAAGGAGTCGCGCCGCACGGACGCTGCTGGCTTCATGCGGTCAAGTGCAGTAGGTGATCACGTCCTTGCTCTTCTCCACCGCCGCAATCCAGCCTGGGAGCTCGCGCGGAACCGGGCTGATCGCTCCGCTGATCCTCACCGGATCCGGCTTACGGGTGACGTCGAGAATCAAGGCGCGCCCTTGGTCCAACAGGCGTTTGGCCTCGAGCGGTTCGATCCGTCTGGTCCGGAAGTCCATCATACTGACGAAGCGGGAGAACCATATTCTGCGCCACCTGCTCTCCTTCGCCGGCCCACCACGCGACGAGCGGGCTAAAGCCGCCGCCGCTTTAGCCTCCGCACTGGAAGGTACATAG from Candidatus Binataceae bacterium includes:
- a CDS encoding histidine phosphatase family protein, giving the protein MALGPFYVAQKLVEHSDLRGAVMLMRHGETDWNREGRVMGRNPIELNARGRSQVEAAARFAAELRPDVIVTSPLVRARQTADIMAAGLGGIKIVEEPAIAEVLYGRWEGMVYHELIADPYYAEYRQAPVEKATPGGESIPQVQARGVGAVMDALGRYPGDRVMFVSHGDIIRTVLCHFMGLELAYFHRLRIDNASISTIQVAGKFAELKFLNLLADPAQAFIAPFAVKSADENRKR
- a CDS encoding PHP domain-containing protein, producing the protein MGASGSGQPQAAYFTQPAYFTVDLHLHTTRGSSDSNLSPKELIERARAIAIGAVCVTEHDNLWDLKEIAPLADAAGVVCIRGMEVTTEQGHVGVFGLNEYVGGIYKLAGLRKVVDQHGGIMIANHPFRYKLDPRFAFMNSDDEPIDPAHPERAAKLEIIQMCDAIEVLNAACSEEENQFALRVARALGLAEVAGSDSHSANSIGVATTLLAEPIRTDRDLIEAIRARQTRAGRGLLSGAVVPFELA
- a CDS encoding type II toxin-antitoxin system VapC family toxin, whose product is MNFLVDTNVVSEWVTPQPDRNVISWLANVDEDRVFISVISFAEIRRGLEMLPAGRRRDRLAAWLTEELPVRFEDRILNIDPHVAETWGVVMARGQKLGLTLGSMDAFVAATAEVHTLTLATRNVKDFERLGISLLDPWQPG
- a CDS encoding FHA domain-containing protein — its product is MAARLVAIGDSTPREFPLNRDRAAIGSAAGSDLLLADRTVSRNHATLERRDGVWFLADTGSTNGTFRNGERVNTATRLRDGDELRWGAVRYRFADEIQASAAAPMPARRKSVWRFAALVLILVAAFGTTLFVINFDRMENPGVTPTARATSLLATAPAAASPATAPAVTPQVATAATPVPPAPPESEPLGWLIALNNYRRAAGVAEVSDDPRLSPGCAAHSRYIVKNFSAAIGRGLGGTIHTEDSAKPWFTAAGLNAARNGDVDEMWDPGHVATPSWAIDNLMEGPFHRVSMLDPRLRSVGYGHFCENGYCVATLDIHSDASGLTPPLAKPIEYPPDGATITTTSFTGEWPNPLTSCPGYVAPAGYAITLQPGAGAVPPVTNYSLTRTAPTAQKLDACALTAQTYTNPDPVAQEVTRAGLRAYGAIVIMPRQPLQRGDYAVSITAGAQTYAWSFSVNP
- a CDS encoding peptidylprolyl isomerase translates to MKTKLLRMASAALVALALTAAACQGAANPKLDGLPVRNTGHYVTLETDRGNIVLELYPEVAPKTVANFEKLSKDGFYNNLTFHRVEPGFVVQGGDPAGNGTGGPGYEVPAEISLTEKHLRGTLAMARTGDNVNPERKSSGSQFYICLAPAPFLDGQYTSFGGVVEGMNVVDQIKVGDHIKKAVVSSALPK
- the moeB gene encoding molybdopterin-synthase adenylyltransferase MoeB, translated to MAKTSKNILDEARSTIKQIDIDEARRMLDKPGTVLVDVRESDEWRQGHIPQAVFIPRGFLELRIEEKVPDHKTPVILQCASGTRSLLAARTLHELGYENLYNLTGGFNAWKDRGLPFVADRAFTPDELTRYSRHFVIPEVGEKGQAKLLDAKVLILGAGALGSPTSMYLAAAGVGTIGLVDFDVVDLSNLQRQIIHTVDRVGMAKTESAQKQLSAINPGVKVVRHDVRLSAENVMEIVKAYDVVVNCGDNFPTRYLINDACVFAKKPLVDGAIFRFEGNATVFHPAAGGPCYRCLYPEPAPPDMAPSCAEAGVLGALPGVIGSIEALEAIKLILGAGKPLMGKMVYFDTLSSDYVRMLKIRRNPECPVCSDHPTQTTLIDYEAFCGLAAPTDGAHGHAQNQAQDHAAAAGR
- a CDS encoding type II toxin-antitoxin system Phd/YefM family antitoxin; the encoded protein is MRLNDHEDRATWAVAEAKARFSEVIDRALADGPQTITRKGQKAVVVVSAEEWQRKTKRKGNLAEFFAASPLRGSNLKIKRSKDRPREIEV